Proteins encoded within one genomic window of Amycolatopsis nigrescens CSC17Ta-90:
- a CDS encoding bifunctional methylenetetrahydrofolate dehydrogenase/methenyltetrahydrofolate cyclohydrolase, translating into MTATVLDGKATKDAIFAELKPRVAALAERGIVPGLATVLVGDDPGSHSYVKMKHADSAKVGVNSLRRDLPADITQEKLAAVVDELNADPACHGYIVQLPLPAHLDAGAILERIDPAKDADGLAPVSLGRLVLNEAAPLPCTPLGIVELLRRYDVPLAGAQVTVVGRGITVGRTLGLLLTRRSENATVTLCHTGTRDLAAEVRRADIVVAAAGSPGLITPDMVKPGAAVLDVGVSRVDGKLAGDVAPGVGEVAGFLAPNPGGVGPMTRAMLVRNVVEAAERAAG; encoded by the coding sequence GTGACGGCGACGGTTCTGGACGGCAAGGCAACCAAGGACGCCATCTTCGCGGAGCTCAAGCCGCGGGTGGCCGCACTCGCCGAACGGGGAATCGTCCCCGGGCTGGCCACCGTGCTGGTCGGTGACGACCCCGGTTCGCACTCCTACGTGAAGATGAAGCACGCGGACAGCGCCAAGGTCGGGGTGAACTCGCTGCGCCGGGACCTGCCCGCGGACATCACCCAGGAGAAGCTGGCGGCGGTGGTGGACGAGCTCAACGCCGACCCCGCCTGCCACGGCTACATCGTGCAGCTGCCGCTGCCCGCGCACCTGGACGCCGGCGCGATCCTGGAGCGGATCGACCCGGCCAAGGACGCCGACGGCCTGGCTCCGGTCAGCCTCGGCAGGCTGGTGCTCAACGAGGCCGCGCCGCTGCCGTGCACCCCGCTCGGCATCGTGGAGCTGCTTCGCCGTTACGACGTCCCGCTGGCCGGCGCGCAGGTCACTGTGGTCGGCCGCGGTATCACGGTGGGCCGGACGCTCGGCCTGCTGCTGACCCGCCGCAGCGAGAACGCCACCGTCACCCTGTGCCACACCGGTACCCGTGACCTGGCCGCGGAGGTGCGGCGCGCGGACATCGTGGTCGCCGCGGCCGGTTCGCCCGGCCTGATCACCCCGGACATGGTCAAGCCCGGTGCCGCGGTGCTCGACGTCGGCGTCTCCAGGGTGGACGGGAAGCTCGCCGGTGACGTGGCGCCCGGTGTCGGGGAGGTCGCCGGCTTCCTGGCCCCGAACCCCGGTGGGGTCGGCCCGATGACCAGGGCGATGCTGGTCCGCAACGTGGTGGAAGCCGCCGAGCGGGCAGCGGGTTGA
- a CDS encoding DMT family transporter, whose protein sequence is MNTVSISPNTRTERTPRTERALGVLFALVSGIAMAAQGRVNGQLGAELHDSMLAAVISFGGGLLLLLLALPFSTTMRRGIGNVRAAVRSRTLQPWHCLGGVGGATFVASQSITVTALGIALFTVGVVGGQTISGLFVDRAGLGPAGGQPLTWPRVLGALLTLAAVAFSLSGGLGDNGAALWMLVLPLVAGALLAVQQAINGRVKSVADSALTATLVNFAVGTAVLVLGWLVSLVLRGGPVGFPSNPVLYLGGVVGIVFIALASFVVKWTGVLLLGLSAIAGQLIGSVLLDLLLPAAGRHLSGQTLVGTAIALVAIVIAAWPTGGQRDA, encoded by the coding sequence ATGAACACGGTGAGTATTTCGCCGAATACCCGGACTGAACGGACGCCCCGGACAGAACGGGCATTAGGCGTTCTTTTCGCACTTGTTTCCGGTATCGCCATGGCCGCGCAGGGCAGGGTGAACGGCCAGCTCGGCGCCGAACTGCACGACTCCATGCTGGCCGCGGTGATCTCCTTCGGCGGCGGGCTGCTCCTGCTGCTGCTCGCGTTGCCGTTCTCCACGACGATGCGGCGAGGGATCGGCAACGTCCGCGCGGCGGTGCGGTCGCGAACGCTCCAACCGTGGCACTGCCTCGGCGGAGTCGGTGGAGCGACCTTCGTGGCCAGTCAGTCGATCACCGTCACGGCGCTCGGTATCGCGCTGTTCACCGTCGGTGTGGTGGGCGGCCAGACGATCAGCGGCCTGTTCGTGGACCGCGCCGGGCTCGGTCCCGCCGGTGGCCAGCCGCTGACCTGGCCGAGGGTGCTCGGCGCCCTGCTCACCCTGGCCGCGGTGGCGTTCTCCCTCTCCGGCGGCCTCGGGGACAACGGTGCCGCGCTCTGGATGCTGGTCCTGCCGCTGGTGGCGGGGGCGCTGCTGGCCGTGCAGCAGGCGATCAACGGCAGGGTCAAATCCGTCGCGGACAGCGCGCTCACCGCGACGCTGGTGAACTTCGCGGTCGGTACCGCGGTGCTGGTGCTGGGCTGGCTGGTGTCGCTGGTGCTGCGCGGCGGGCCGGTGGGCTTCCCGTCGAACCCGGTGCTCTACCTCGGCGGGGTGGTCGGCATCGTGTTCATCGCGCTGGCCTCGTTCGTGGTGAAGTGGACCGGCGTGCTGCTGCTCGGGCTGTCCGCGATCGCCGGGCAGCTGATCGGCTCGGTGCTGCTGGACCTGCTGCTTCCCGCGGCCGGCAGGCACCTGAGCGGGCAGACCCTGGTCGGTACCGCGATCGCTCTGGTCGCGATCGTGATCGCGGCATGGCCGACCGGCGGCCAGCGCGACGCCTGA
- a CDS encoding TNT domain-containing protein, which translates to MAQPTTQLNATEQDTLVKQIGLALLRAAPRDWRRVTAEYRAVGRYHEMTGEIITGDGTSHEWVATHDIATLFGRLRGGMYRDGRGTWFNARYQLDHPSSYNLEYDREEPQWDLMPPPQAYADELRMFPRAEENVPEWLMRRMSGLTPEQPGPRFRVARIFDGAGPSGHPVINRPDLEVEEQDRLLEYLDTAPVVLSERTYDVDRLATTPANTVPVAFHTDGVWIWPAAVNFYLREYGVSPEAELVEHVRASRFVVPEVPEQAMQAAGAHLTRGNPPPRAAPAPPPPPPPPPPAPEPVAAPVGEETRYTEPEPAYDQFEPAYEEHFDQHAYETPEEAAEEQPEEQPPAYEEAVDETPVSVFEPGPSIDPGPMTMVAAPVTNGTPAKRPAAGPDSEDTGPQTRLVNPVTVPATPAAAPPAPSPEQPAPVLDELQQKLDELGVPDDHYRIGEPAEYGWSVEEVESGWRVGWYDGELTNPAVFGDAEDAAAFMLGKLLLVPDGRAPSEPAPAPAPAPAQAAAPVEAPPEPPPAPAPVKKQRPVLATVSPDIATGARPVPDRSEAEPTQLAMSPVAEPAAPPEPAPRPAAAAPRPPVAEPPPPAPGSLAERLEESGAPRGGGASALPPPAPPRREPPPAPPRREEPARPAAAAAPSDQRAPGGQPWPIQPFPGEPPLTLFRGKEMRELPVGSELDRFGGPNGNLTYAAGTPFEERSLVPEWVSRPYHVYRVQRPLETLAGVAIPWFNQPGGGAAYLLPASIEELVAEGDLIELDPGEPPVD; encoded by the coding sequence GTGGCACAACCGACGACCCAGCTGAACGCGACCGAGCAGGACACCCTGGTCAAGCAGATCGGCCTTGCCCTGCTCCGCGCTGCCCCACGCGATTGGCGCCGGGTGACCGCGGAGTACCGAGCGGTCGGCCGATACCACGAGATGACCGGGGAGATCATCACCGGCGACGGCACTTCCCACGAGTGGGTGGCCACACACGACATCGCGACGCTGTTCGGCAGGCTGCGCGGCGGCATGTACCGGGACGGCCGCGGCACCTGGTTCAACGCGCGCTACCAGCTCGACCACCCGTCCAGCTACAACCTGGAGTACGACCGCGAAGAGCCGCAGTGGGACCTGATGCCGCCGCCGCAGGCCTATGCCGACGAGCTGCGCATGTTCCCCCGCGCCGAGGAGAACGTGCCGGAGTGGCTGATGCGCCGGATGTCCGGCCTCACCCCGGAGCAGCCGGGCCCCCGGTTCCGGGTGGCCCGCATCTTCGACGGCGCCGGCCCCAGCGGGCACCCGGTGATCAACCGCCCCGACCTCGAGGTCGAGGAGCAGGACCGGCTGCTCGAGTACCTGGACACCGCGCCGGTGGTGCTGTCCGAGCGCACCTACGACGTGGACCGGCTGGCCACCACGCCGGCCAACACCGTGCCGGTCGCCTTCCACACCGACGGGGTGTGGATCTGGCCGGCCGCGGTCAACTTCTACCTCCGCGAGTACGGGGTCTCCCCGGAAGCCGAGCTGGTGGAGCACGTCCGTGCCAGCCGGTTCGTCGTGCCCGAGGTGCCCGAGCAGGCGATGCAGGCGGCGGGCGCGCACCTGACCCGCGGCAATCCGCCGCCCCGGGCCGCTCCGGCGCCACCTCCGCCGCCGCCACCTCCGCCACCCGCGCCGGAACCGGTCGCGGCACCGGTCGGTGAAGAAACCAGGTACACCGAACCGGAACCGGCGTACGACCAGTTCGAACCGGCCTACGAGGAACACTTCGACCAGCACGCGTACGAAACTCCGGAAGAAGCCGCCGAAGAGCAGCCCGAGGAGCAACCGCCCGCGTACGAAGAGGCCGTTGACGAGACACCGGTGTCCGTCTTCGAACCGGGCCCGAGCATCGATCCCGGCCCGATGACCATGGTCGCCGCGCCGGTTACGAACGGCACGCCGGCCAAGCGCCCCGCAGCGGGGCCGGATTCGGAGGACACCGGCCCGCAGACCCGGCTGGTCAACCCGGTCACGGTGCCGGCCACCCCGGCCGCGGCGCCCCCGGCCCCGTCCCCGGAACAACCGGCGCCCGTGCTCGACGAACTGCAGCAGAAGCTCGACGAGCTGGGTGTCCCGGACGACCACTACCGGATCGGTGAACCCGCCGAGTACGGCTGGAGCGTCGAGGAGGTGGAGTCCGGCTGGCGGGTCGGCTGGTACGACGGTGAGCTGACCAACCCCGCGGTCTTCGGGGACGCCGAGGACGCGGCCGCCTTCATGCTGGGCAAGCTGCTGCTCGTGCCGGACGGCAGGGCCCCCTCGGAGCCAGCACCAGCACCAGCACCCGCGCCGGCGCAGGCAGCGGCTCCGGTCGAAGCTCCGCCCGAGCCGCCGCCAGCCCCGGCGCCGGTCAAGAAGCAGCGTCCGGTGCTGGCCACCGTGTCACCCGACATCGCCACCGGGGCGCGCCCGGTGCCGGACCGGTCCGAGGCGGAACCCACCCAGCTGGCCATGTCCCCGGTCGCCGAACCGGCCGCACCGCCGGAGCCGGCGCCCCGGCCCGCGGCCGCCGCGCCGCGGCCACCGGTCGCCGAACCGCCGCCGCCCGCTCCCGGCTCGCTGGCCGAGCGGCTGGAGGAGTCCGGTGCACCGCGTGGCGGTGGAGCCAGCGCGCTGCCGCCACCGGCCCCGCCGCGCCGGGAGCCCCCGCCGGCACCGCCGCGCCGGGAGGAGCCTGCCCGGCCCGCCGCCGCGGCCGCACCGTCCGACCAGCGTGCCCCCGGCGGCCAGCCGTGGCCGATCCAGCCGTTCCCCGGCGAGCCGCCGCTGACCCTGTTCCGCGGCAAGGAGATGCGCGAACTGCCGGTGGGCAGCGAGCTGGACCGGTTCGGCGGCCCGAACGGCAACCTGACCTACGCGGCGGGGACCCCGTTCGAGGAACGCTCGCTGGTCCCGGAATGGGTCAGCCGGCCGTACCACGTCTACCGCGTGCAACGGCCGCTGGAGACGCTGGCCGGGGTGGCCATCCCGTGGTTCAACCAGCCCGGTGGCGGCGCCGCGTACCTGCTGCCGGCGTCGATCGAGGAACTGGTCGCCGAAGGTGACCTGATCGAACTCGACCCGGGCGAGCCGCCCGTCGACTAG
- a CDS encoding pentapeptide repeat-containing protein, which yields METGEDYRDAVLSRARWDKRQFVRCDFGEADLRGLLTQGCTFDECDFSKADLGASRHQASAFRSCTFDRTVLAESRWTGCSFLGTSFVDCQFRSVLIRETDLSLAGLGGARLRRLDLSGLRLREANLVDADLTETDLRGADLTGARLADARLEGADLRGAKLDANGLRQAKLAGARIDLETAMAFAAAHGLVVQ from the coding sequence ATCGAAACCGGTGAGGACTACCGAGACGCGGTGCTGTCGCGGGCACGGTGGGACAAAAGGCAATTCGTCCGTTGCGACTTCGGTGAGGCGGACCTGCGGGGGCTGCTCACCCAGGGCTGCACCTTCGACGAGTGCGACTTCAGCAAGGCCGACCTCGGTGCTTCCCGGCACCAGGCCTCCGCCTTCCGGTCCTGCACCTTCGACCGGACCGTGCTCGCGGAGAGCCGGTGGACCGGCTGCTCCTTCCTGGGAACGTCCTTTGTGGACTGTCAATTCCGGTCGGTGCTGATCCGGGAGACGGACCTGTCGCTGGCCGGGCTCGGCGGTGCGCGGCTGCGGCGGCTGGACCTGTCCGGGCTGCGGCTGCGCGAAGCCAACCTGGTGGACGCGGACCTGACCGAGACGGACCTGCGCGGCGCGGACCTGACCGGGGCCAGGCTGGCCGACGCCCGGCTCGAAGGCGCCGACCTGCGCGGCGCCAAACTGGACGCGAACGGCCTGCGCCAGGCGAAACTGGCCGGGGCGCGGATCGACCTGGAGACCGCGATGGCGTTCGCCGCCGCACACGGCCTGGTGGTGCAGTAA
- a CDS encoding SDR family oxidoreductase: MNPVIAVTGATGALGGRVARRLAEAEAAPRLLGRDQSRLPELPGAVAAPPAGYGDAEAMRRAIDGAGTLFLVSAHESQDRVREHVTAIDAAVAAGVERIVYVSFLAAAPDATFTFGRDHWHTEEHIRSTGLRHTFLRDSLYLAALPAMTGKDGVLRGPAGDGRLAAVAHEDIADAATAVLLGQGHDNVTYDLTGPQALTLAEAAEELSRRTGRTITYQPETRAEAYASRAGYGAADWELDGWVSSYEAIANGELDTVTTAVPDLTGHPAQSFAGYLERNPDSYRHLIG; this comes from the coding sequence ATGAATCCGGTCATCGCCGTCACCGGAGCGACCGGCGCACTCGGTGGCCGGGTCGCGCGGCGGCTCGCCGAGGCGGAGGCGGCGCCGCGGCTGCTCGGCCGGGACCAGTCCCGGTTGCCGGAACTGCCCGGCGCCGTCGCGGCGCCGCCCGCCGGCTACGGCGACGCGGAGGCGATGCGCCGTGCGATCGACGGCGCGGGCACGCTTTTCCTGGTCTCCGCGCACGAAAGCCAGGACAGGGTGCGCGAGCACGTCACCGCGATCGACGCCGCGGTCGCGGCGGGTGTCGAACGGATCGTCTACGTGTCGTTCCTGGCCGCCGCACCGGACGCGACCTTCACCTTCGGCCGCGACCACTGGCACACCGAGGAGCACATCCGGTCCACCGGGCTGCGCCACACCTTCCTGCGCGACAGCCTCTACCTGGCCGCGTTGCCCGCCATGACCGGGAAGGACGGGGTACTCCGCGGCCCGGCCGGTGACGGGCGGCTCGCCGCGGTCGCGCACGAGGACATCGCCGACGCGGCCACGGCGGTCCTGCTGGGGCAGGGACACGACAACGTCACCTACGACCTCACCGGGCCACAGGCGCTGACTCTCGCCGAAGCGGCGGAAGAACTGAGCCGCCGCACCGGGCGAACCATTACCTACCAGCCGGAAACCCGTGCGGAGGCCTACGCGTCACGGGCGGGGTACGGCGCCGCCGACTGGGAGCTCGACGGCTGGGTGAGCTCGTACGAGGCCATCGCCAACGGCGAGCTGGACACCGTCACCACCGCCGTGCCGGATCTGACCGGGCATCCGGCGCAGTCCTTCGCCGGTTACCTCGAACGCAACCCTGACAGCTACCGCCACCTCATCGGCTGA
- a CDS encoding NAD(P)/FAD-dependent oxidoreductase codes for MEYDVVVVGGGAAGLSAGMMLGRSRRRVAVIDAGAPRNAPATHLHGFLSRDGASPAELLAAGRAEVMGYGGEVITGRVRGIEHDGECRFVVRLDGGPELTTRGVLVATGLRDELPDLPGLRARWGNDVLHCPYCHGFEVRDAPIGVLGGDNRPFTLHQAALVRQWSADVVFFPNRIVLTDEERERLTARGIRIVDGAVTRLDVREDRLHGVELADGRTVPRAAVFVGPRFVPHDELLTGLGCQVGENGWVSTDATGRTSVPGVWAAGNVVDSPAQLITAAGAGSAAAVALNHHLLAEDVERAVTNYRAAGVVV; via the coding sequence ATGGAATACGACGTGGTGGTGGTCGGTGGCGGCGCGGCCGGACTGAGCGCCGGGATGATGCTGGGCCGGTCCCGTCGCCGGGTGGCCGTGATCGACGCTGGTGCGCCGCGCAACGCCCCGGCGACGCACCTGCACGGTTTTCTGTCCCGGGACGGCGCTTCGCCTGCCGAACTGCTCGCGGCGGGCCGGGCAGAGGTGATGGGGTACGGCGGCGAGGTGATCACGGGTCGGGTGCGGGGGATCGAGCACGACGGTGAGTGCCGTTTCGTCGTGCGCCTCGACGGCGGGCCCGAGCTGACCACGCGCGGGGTGCTGGTGGCCACCGGGCTGCGCGACGAACTCCCCGACCTGCCCGGCCTACGCGCGCGATGGGGCAACGACGTGCTGCATTGCCCGTACTGCCACGGATTCGAGGTCCGCGACGCGCCGATCGGGGTGCTGGGCGGCGACAACCGGCCATTCACCCTGCATCAGGCGGCGCTGGTGCGGCAGTGGTCCGCCGACGTCGTCTTCTTCCCGAACCGGATCGTCCTCACCGACGAGGAGCGTGAACGGCTGACCGCCCGCGGGATCCGGATCGTGGACGGCGCGGTGACACGACTGGACGTGCGCGAAGATCGGCTGCACGGTGTCGAACTCGCGGACGGCCGGACCGTGCCGCGGGCCGCGGTGTTCGTCGGGCCCCGTTTCGTGCCGCACGATGAGCTGCTCACCGGCCTTGGCTGCCAGGTCGGTGAGAACGGCTGGGTGAGCACCGACGCCACCGGCCGCACCAGCGTGCCCGGTGTGTGGGCGGCCGGCAACGTGGTGGACTCGCCGGCGCAGCTGATCACGGCCGCCGGTGCCGGCTCGGCCGCCGCCGTCGCGCTGAACCACCACCTGCTGGCCGAGGACGTCGAACGGGCCGTCACGAACTACCGCGCGGCGGGTGTGGTGGTCTGA
- a CDS encoding MarR family winged helix-turn-helix transcriptional regulator produces MPPFRSRVRELWRERNPGLDTSPMEVVAQIKRITALLELAVEPLYDGAALTTAEVELLVPLRHTDEPVTAGRLASQLGMSRAGVSKALAKLEKRGLITRSVNPADRRAAFVGMTKAGRDTIDDLFPRELEAHGQLLAGLGRNRAKVLDALTLLGDTMESHLYNENSK; encoded by the coding sequence ATGCCCCCCTTCCGGTCCCGCGTCCGCGAGCTCTGGCGCGAGCGCAACCCCGGCCTGGACACCTCGCCGATGGAGGTGGTGGCGCAGATCAAGCGCATCACCGCCCTGCTCGAGCTCGCGGTCGAGCCGCTCTACGACGGCGCGGCGCTGACCACGGCCGAGGTGGAACTGCTCGTCCCGCTGCGGCACACGGACGAACCGGTGACCGCCGGCCGCCTCGCGTCCCAGCTCGGCATGTCACGGGCGGGGGTCAGCAAGGCGCTGGCGAAACTGGAGAAACGCGGCCTCATCACGCGCTCGGTCAACCCGGCCGACAGGCGCGCCGCCTTTGTCGGCATGACCAAGGCGGGCAGGGACACCATCGACGACCTGTTCCCGCGCGAACTCGAAGCACACGGGCAGTTGCTGGCCGGCCTCGGGCGGAACCGGGCCAAGGTGCTCGACGCGCTGACCCTCCTCGGCGACACGATGGAATCCCACCTCTACAACGAAAACTCGAAGTGA
- a CDS encoding TetR/AcrR family transcriptional regulator, protein MDNAPVVGRRERKKAATRQALADAALRLFLERGYDQVSIRDVAEAADVSTTTLFKHFPGKEALVFDQDEDREARLIAAVRQRPAGQSVVDALREHVLASWLPIASDPRLAEFADLMESTPALREYGERMWTRHAAALGVAIAEDAGAGHDDVACHALARFVLDIPALTRGRRDLRTAVEEIFDLLAHGWRPPESGIRAQG, encoded by the coding sequence ATGGACAACGCACCTGTCGTCGGTCGTCGCGAACGCAAGAAGGCGGCTACCCGGCAAGCGCTCGCCGACGCCGCCTTGCGGTTGTTCCTGGAGCGGGGCTACGACCAGGTGAGCATCAGGGACGTCGCCGAGGCGGCCGACGTGTCGACCACGACGCTGTTCAAGCACTTCCCCGGCAAGGAGGCGCTGGTCTTCGATCAGGACGAGGACCGCGAGGCGCGGTTGATCGCCGCGGTGCGGCAACGCCCCGCCGGGCAGAGCGTGGTCGACGCGCTGCGCGAGCACGTGCTCGCGAGCTGGCTCCCGATCGCGAGCGATCCGCGCCTTGCCGAATTCGCCGACCTGATGGAGTCCACCCCGGCGCTGCGGGAGTACGGGGAACGGATGTGGACCCGGCATGCCGCCGCTCTCGGCGTGGCCATCGCCGAGGACGCCGGCGCCGGCCACGACGACGTCGCCTGCCACGCGCTCGCACGGTTCGTCCTGGACATTCCGGCGCTCACCCGAGGCCGGCGGGATCTTCGAACGGCCGTCGAGGAGATCTTCGACCTCCTCGCGCACGGCTGGCGTCCGCCTGAGTCAGGAATCCGGGCGCAGGGGTGA
- a CDS encoding FAD-dependent oxidoreductase → MTSSAPANARISIIGAGPGGLTCARILQNHGIPVTVYDRDPSSAARNQGGSLDLHADDGQLALREAGLIDEFFELARPEGQEMRRLDLTGRILDHHTPTEDELFKPEIDRGQLRDLLLDSLEPGTVRWNRALVEVGGPADGPRQLRFADGTTVETDLVIGADGAFSLVRPAVSPAVPRYAGVTFLEAWFEDVENAHPDLAALVGHGGATAADGDRCLFAQRNSGDHIRVYIIQRLPADWVAACGLRADDTAGIRARLLDAFSDWSPRMLQMITDNDGPYVDRPLLVLPVPHLWEPTPTVTLLGDAAHLMPPLGVGVNLAMLDGCELALALAGSATVAEAIGAYEKTMLPRATDIARMLENGAEGLLERHESGDTASFGAPQHP, encoded by the coding sequence ATGACCTCATCAGCACCGGCCAACGCCAGAATCAGCATCATCGGAGCGGGCCCCGGCGGCCTCACCTGCGCCCGCATCCTGCAGAACCACGGCATCCCCGTGACCGTCTACGACCGCGACCCGAGCTCGGCCGCGCGCAACCAGGGCGGCAGCCTCGACCTGCACGCCGACGACGGGCAGCTCGCCCTGCGCGAAGCCGGCCTGATCGACGAGTTCTTCGAACTGGCCCGCCCGGAGGGACAGGAGATGCGCCGCCTGGATCTGACGGGACGAATCCTGGATCACCACACCCCGACCGAAGACGAGCTCTTCAAGCCGGAAATCGACCGAGGCCAGTTGCGCGACCTGCTGCTCGACTCGCTGGAGCCGGGGACCGTGCGATGGAACCGCGCCCTGGTCGAGGTCGGCGGCCCGGCCGATGGCCCGCGGCAGCTGCGCTTCGCGGACGGCACGACCGTCGAGACCGACCTGGTCATCGGTGCCGACGGCGCCTTCTCCCTGGTCCGCCCGGCGGTGTCACCGGCCGTGCCGCGGTACGCCGGGGTCACCTTCCTGGAGGCCTGGTTCGAGGATGTCGAGAACGCGCACCCGGACCTCGCCGCGCTCGTCGGCCATGGCGGCGCCACCGCGGCCGACGGCGACCGCTGCCTGTTCGCCCAGCGCAACAGCGGCGACCACATCCGGGTCTACATCATTCAGCGCCTGCCTGCGGACTGGGTCGCCGCGTGCGGTCTCCGCGCCGACGACACCGCCGGGATCCGCGCCCGGCTGCTCGACGCCTTCTCCGACTGGTCGCCGCGCATGCTCCAGATGATCACCGACAACGACGGCCCGTACGTCGATCGCCCGTTGCTCGTGCTGCCGGTCCCGCACCTCTGGGAGCCCACCCCGACCGTGACCCTGCTCGGCGACGCCGCCCACCTCATGCCCCCGCTCGGCGTCGGCGTCAACCTGGCCATGCTCGACGGCTGCGAACTCGCCCTTGCGCTGGCCGGCTCCGCCACGGTCGCCGAAGCCATCGGCGCCTACGAAAAGACGATGCTTCCCCGTGCGACGGACATTGCCCGGATGCTCGAAAACGGCGCCGAGGGCCTGCTGGAGCGACACGAGAGCGGCGACACCGCGAGCTTCGGCGCACCCCAGCACCCATAG
- the map gene encoding type I methionyl aminopeptidase, protein MIELKSPAEIERMRTTGQFIAQILSELGELADVGVNLLDLEHHVRDRIRQRGAQSCYWDYAPSFGNGPFRNVICLAVNDAVLHGLPHDYALRDGDVLTMDLAVGIDGWVADSARTVIVGTPADDDLRLVRATEEALTAGIEAARAGNRLGDISAAIEAVATDYGYPINTEFGGHGLGRTMHEDPHISNKGRAGRGLKLQAGMTLALEPWFARTTDRIVFDPDGWTIRSADGSRTAHSEHTIAITEDGPLVLTQRLPHHAAPA, encoded by the coding sequence GTGATCGAGTTGAAGTCGCCCGCGGAGATCGAGCGGATGCGCACCACCGGGCAGTTCATCGCCCAGATCCTGTCCGAGCTCGGCGAACTCGCCGACGTGGGCGTCAACCTCCTCGACCTGGAACACCACGTCCGCGACCGGATCCGCCAGCGCGGGGCGCAATCCTGCTACTGGGACTACGCCCCGTCCTTCGGCAACGGCCCGTTCCGCAATGTCATCTGCCTGGCGGTCAACGACGCGGTGCTCCACGGACTGCCCCACGACTACGCGCTGCGCGACGGGGATGTCCTCACCATGGATCTCGCGGTCGGGATCGACGGCTGGGTCGCGGACTCCGCCCGCACCGTCATCGTGGGCACGCCGGCCGACGACGACCTGCGACTCGTCCGCGCGACCGAGGAAGCGCTCACCGCCGGCATCGAGGCAGCGCGGGCAGGCAACCGGCTGGGCGACATCTCAGCGGCGATCGAAGCGGTCGCCACCGACTACGGCTACCCGATCAACACGGAGTTCGGCGGCCACGGGCTCGGACGGACCATGCACGAGGACCCCCACATCTCCAACAAGGGCCGCGCCGGCCGCGGCCTCAAGCTCCAGGCGGGCATGACCCTGGCACTCGAACCCTGGTTCGCCCGCACCACCGACCGGATCGTCTTCGACCCCGACGGCTGGACCATCCGCTCGGCCGACGGCTCGCGCACCGCCCACTCCGAGCACACGATCGCGATCACCGAAGACGGCCCCCTGGTCCTCACCCAACGCCTGCCACACCACGCGGCCCCGGCCTGA
- a CDS encoding GNAT family N-acetyltransferase: protein MTLRLRPLALDDVTAVHGWACLPESCRYQAWGPNTYEQTQAYVRAAVAAPPDRLVFAVLVDGDVVGSAELKLRGPSTGEIAYAVHPRLWGQGIATAAARELLRLGFSEHGLHRIYGTCDPRNLASAAVFRKIGMRYEGRMRGTARIRDGWRDSDLYAVLADD, encoded by the coding sequence ATGACGCTCAGGCTCCGGCCGCTCGCGCTCGACGACGTCACTGCTGTCCACGGCTGGGCCTGCTTGCCGGAGTCGTGCCGCTATCAGGCATGGGGACCCAACACTTACGAGCAGACGCAGGCGTATGTGCGGGCTGCGGTGGCGGCACCCCCGGACCGGCTGGTGTTCGCGGTGCTCGTCGATGGCGACGTTGTGGGCAGCGCCGAGCTCAAGCTGCGCGGCCCGAGCACAGGCGAGATCGCGTACGCGGTGCATCCACGGCTGTGGGGACAAGGCATAGCTACGGCTGCGGCGCGGGAACTGCTGCGCCTGGGATTCAGCGAGCATGGGCTCCACCGCATATATGGCACGTGCGACCCGCGTAACCTCGCCTCGGCGGCGGTGTTTCGCAAGATCGGCATGCGATACGAGGGCAGGATGCGTGGCACCGCGCGCATTCGCGATGGCTGGCGCGACTCGGACCTGTACGCCGTCCTCGCCGACGACTGA